From Streptomyces griseorubiginosus, one genomic window encodes:
- a CDS encoding NAD(P)/FAD-dependent oxidoreductase produces the protein MPAHEGLHRSYDAVIVGGGHNGLVAAAYLARAGRSVLVLERLGNTGGAAVSTRPFAGVDARLSRYSYLVSLLPRKIVRDLGLDFRVRTRNVSSYTPVERDGRSTGLLVGGGERRTREAFAELTGGDREYRAWQRFYDMTGRVAKKIFPTLTEPLPTRDELRLRVDDEEAWRVLFEEPIGVAVEERFSDDLVRGVVLTDALIGTFADAHDPSLAQNRCFLYHVIGGGTGAWDVPVGGMGALTDALAGAARDAGAVLATGHEVVGIATDGRAAEVSYRTADGEGVVGARHVLVNASPQELAALTGDEPPTPAEGAQLKVNMLLKRLPRLKDTEVDPREAFSGTFHIAEGYQQLATAHAQAAAGRLPDAPPSEIYCHSLTDPTILGPDLVEQGYQTLTLFGLHTPARLFDRDNDAVREELLASTLAQLDAHLAEPLADCLATDADGRPCIEAKTPLDLERDLRLPGGNIFHRALSWPYAQEDTGRWGVETRHANVLLCGAGAVRGGGVSGVPGHNAAMAVLAELGD, from the coding sequence ATGCCTGCACACGAGGGACTGCACCGGAGCTACGACGCCGTCATCGTCGGCGGGGGCCACAACGGCCTGGTCGCCGCCGCCTACCTGGCCCGGGCCGGCCGGTCCGTGCTGGTGCTCGAACGGCTCGGGAACACCGGCGGCGCCGCCGTCTCCACGCGGCCCTTCGCCGGTGTGGACGCCCGTCTGTCGCGCTACTCCTACCTGGTCAGCCTGCTGCCCAGGAAGATCGTCCGGGACCTCGGCCTGGACTTCCGGGTCCGGACGCGGAACGTCTCGTCGTACACCCCGGTGGAACGCGACGGCCGCTCCACCGGACTCCTCGTCGGCGGCGGTGAGCGCCGCACCCGCGAGGCCTTCGCCGAACTCACCGGCGGCGACCGCGAGTACCGGGCGTGGCAGCGGTTCTACGACATGACGGGCCGCGTCGCGAAGAAGATCTTCCCCACCCTCACCGAACCGCTGCCCACCCGGGACGAGCTGCGCCTGCGCGTGGACGACGAGGAGGCGTGGCGGGTGCTGTTCGAGGAGCCGATCGGCGTGGCCGTGGAGGAGCGTTTCTCCGACGACCTGGTCCGGGGCGTCGTGCTGACCGACGCGCTCATCGGCACCTTCGCCGACGCCCACGACCCCTCCCTCGCGCAGAACCGCTGCTTCCTCTACCACGTGATCGGCGGCGGGACCGGCGCCTGGGACGTGCCCGTCGGTGGCATGGGCGCCCTCACCGACGCCCTCGCCGGCGCGGCCCGCGACGCCGGCGCGGTCCTCGCCACCGGGCACGAGGTCGTGGGGATCGCCACGGACGGGCGTGCGGCGGAGGTCAGTTACCGCACCGCCGACGGCGAGGGCGTGGTCGGCGCCCGGCACGTCCTGGTCAACGCCTCCCCGCAGGAACTCGCCGCCCTCACCGGCGACGAGCCGCCCACCCCCGCGGAGGGCGCCCAGCTCAAGGTCAACATGCTCCTCAAGCGGCTCCCGCGGCTCAAGGACACCGAGGTCGACCCGCGCGAGGCGTTCTCCGGCACCTTCCACATCGCCGAGGGCTACCAGCAGCTGGCCACCGCCCACGCCCAGGCCGCCGCCGGCCGGCTGCCCGACGCCCCGCCCTCCGAGATCTACTGCCACTCCCTCACGGACCCGACGATCCTCGGCCCCGACCTCGTCGAGCAGGGCTACCAGACCCTGACGCTGTTCGGTCTGCACACCCCGGCCCGGCTCTTCGACCGGGACAACGACGCCGTACGCGAGGAACTCCTCGCCTCGACTCTCGCCCAGCTCGACGCCCACCTCGCCGAGCCGCTCGCCGACTGCCTGGCCACCGACGCGGACGGCCGGCCCTGCATCGAGGCCAAGACCCCGCTCGACCTGGAGCGGGACCTCAGGCTGCCCGGCGGCAACATCTTCCATCGCGCGCTGAGCTGGCCTTACGCCCAGGAGGACACCGGCCGCTGGGGCGTGGAGACCCGGCACGCCAACGTGCTGCTGTGCGGGGCGGGCGCGGTGCGCGGGGGCGGGGTGAGCGGGGTGCCGGGGCACAACGCGGCGATGGCGGTGCTGGCGGAGCTCGGGGACTGA
- a CDS encoding glucose 1-dehydrogenase — MSRGAGRRLVGMDNTTTTTALLADKVAFITGAGRGIGAAAARLFAREGARVLLAARTETELKAVTEEIRAAGGTADHVRCDLADPDSVRAAVDRAVELYGRLDVAFNNGATIQPPGPMDELSEADFDRVVAVNLKGPWLAMNAEIAAIRATAGTGAIVNNSSVGSLMANPWLPAYGAAKRAVNSLTASAAATYGPEGIRVNAVAPGGTMTKMIDDWEAATPGILERLVEQTPLGRGADPHEIAEAAAWLLSDRASYVTGVVLRVDGGSRA; from the coding sequence ATGAGCCGTGGCGCCGGGCGCAGGCTCGTCGGCATGGACAACACGACCACCACCACTGCCCTGCTCGCCGACAAGGTCGCCTTCATCACCGGTGCCGGACGTGGCATCGGCGCGGCCGCCGCCCGGCTGTTCGCTCGGGAGGGCGCCCGCGTCCTGCTCGCAGCCCGCACCGAGACCGAACTGAAGGCGGTGACCGAGGAGATCCGGGCCGCCGGCGGCACGGCCGACCACGTCCGCTGCGACCTGGCCGACCCGGACAGCGTCCGCGCCGCCGTGGACCGGGCCGTCGAGCTGTACGGCCGGCTCGACGTCGCCTTCAACAACGGGGCGACCATCCAGCCCCCCGGGCCGATGGACGAGCTGTCCGAGGCGGACTTCGACCGTGTCGTCGCGGTCAACCTCAAGGGCCCCTGGCTCGCCATGAACGCCGAGATCGCGGCGATCCGGGCCACCGCCGGGACGGGCGCGATCGTCAACAACTCCAGCGTGGGCAGCCTGATGGCCAACCCGTGGCTGCCCGCCTACGGCGCCGCCAAGCGGGCGGTCAACAGCCTCACCGCGTCGGCCGCGGCCACGTACGGCCCGGAGGGCATCCGGGTCAACGCCGTCGCCCCTGGCGGCACGATGACCAAGATGATCGACGACTGGGAGGCCGCGACACCGGGCATCCTCGAGCGGCTCGTCGAGCAGACCCCGCTGGGCCGGGGCGCCGACCCGCACGAGATCGCCGAGGCCGCAGCCTGGCTGCTGAGCGACCGGGCCTCGTACGTCACGGGGGTGGTGCTCAGGGTCGACGGCGGAAGCCGGGCCTGA
- a CDS encoding helix-turn-helix transcriptional regulator — protein sequence MDRRELADFLRSRRERITPADVGLPAGPRRRTPGLRREEVAQLAYISTEYYTRLEQARAPRPSREVLAQVARALRLADAERDHLHHLAGTPPGPPPGPSREVRQSIVDLLHRLPQAAAFVISATHEVIAWNDLAAALMEDFSRLPRRDRNLVRRVFLGPHPEGRRLYGVSDGEEFARSSVQQLRAAAARYSDDPELTALVAELLDGSEEFARLWAAHDVTDTPTLRKTFDHPVVGPVTVNCDVLDIADRDQRVVIYTATPGSRSEEALRLLSVIGTQRLDVPG from the coding sequence GTGGACCGACGAGAACTGGCCGACTTCCTGCGCAGCCGACGCGAGCGCATCACCCCCGCCGACGTGGGGCTGCCCGCCGGGCCGCGCCGCCGCACCCCGGGGCTGCGCCGCGAGGAGGTGGCTCAGCTGGCGTACATCTCGACCGAGTACTACACCCGCCTCGAACAGGCTCGCGCGCCCCGCCCGTCCCGCGAGGTCCTGGCCCAGGTCGCCCGTGCGCTGCGGCTGGCGGACGCCGAGCGCGACCACCTCCACCACCTCGCCGGCACCCCGCCGGGCCCGCCGCCCGGCCCCTCCCGCGAGGTCCGCCAGAGCATCGTGGACCTGCTGCACCGGCTGCCGCAGGCCGCCGCCTTCGTCATCTCGGCGACCCATGAGGTGATCGCCTGGAACGACCTGGCCGCGGCGCTCATGGAGGACTTCTCCCGGCTTCCCCGCCGTGACCGCAACCTCGTGCGCCGCGTGTTCCTGGGACCGCACCCCGAGGGCCGCCGGCTGTACGGGGTGTCGGACGGCGAGGAGTTCGCGCGCTCGTCGGTCCAGCAGCTGCGCGCCGCCGCGGCCCGTTATTCCGACGATCCCGAGCTGACCGCCCTGGTGGCCGAACTCCTCGACGGCAGCGAGGAGTTCGCTCGGCTGTGGGCCGCCCACGACGTCACGGACACGCCGACGCTCCGCAAGACCTTCGACCATCCCGTGGTCGGGCCGGTCACCGTCAACTGCGACGTCCTCGACATCGCCGACCGCGACCAGCGTGTCGTTATCTACACCGCCACGCCGGGTTCGCGGTCCGAGGAGGCGCTGCGGCTGCTGTCGGTGATCGGCACCCAGCGGCTGGACGTCCCCGGCTGA